In the Osmerus eperlanus chromosome 27, fOsmEpe2.1, whole genome shotgun sequence genome, one interval contains:
- the picalma gene encoding phosphatidylinositol binding clathrin assembly protein a isoform X11 → MSGQSITDRITAAQHSVTGSAVSKTVCKATTHEIMGPKKKHLDYLIQCTNEMNVNIPQLADTLFERTASTSWVVVFKSLTATHHLMVYGNERFIQYLASRNTLFNLSNFLDKSGLQGYDMSTFIRRYSRYLNEKAVSYRQVAFDFTKVKRGSDGVMRTMNTEKLLKTIPIIQNQMDALLDFNVNANELTNGVINAAFMLLFKDAIRLFAAYNEGIINLLEKYFDMKKTQCKEGLDIYKKFLTRMTRISEFLKVAEQVGIDRGDIPDLSQAPSSLLDALEQHLASLEGKKVKDSTAASRASTLSNAVSSLANTGISFTRVDEREKQAALEEEQARLQALKEQRLKELQKNPNTTVSPVSTGEGTVHATPAIDLFSTPSSTNSTSKAASDLLDLQPAFQQALPLSSGLPAASTWAGFSGSPSPQQQPPQGLNVDFDSVFGNNGNIINNMDPSDDVLGGILKPTVASSPSQGLNLTTQLSGKLVSDDLDSSLANLVGNLGIGNGTAKNDIHWSQPGEKKLTGGTNWQPKSAPSTTWNPAAMTAVRFPQYAPSVMAFPATTPTGMMAYGMPPQMGSMSMMTQPTMMYTQPVMRPANPFGQAPGAQPCAASSSSSHTPLPAPGKDPFAQLSLKDFL, encoded by the exons ATGTCTGGGCAAAGCATAACGGATAGGATAACCGCGGCACAGCATAGTGTCACTGGTTCTGCGGTGTCTAAAACTGTGTGCAAAGCCACCACGCATGAGATAATGGGGCcaaagaagaaacatttggaTT aCCTGATCCAGTGCACCAATGAGATGAACGTCAACATACCCCAGCTGGCTGACACCTTGTTCGAGAGGACCGCGAGCACCAGCTGGGTGGTGGTTTTCAAGTCGCTCACGGCAACACACCACCTCATGGTCTACGGCAACGAG AGATTTATACAGTACTTGGCTTCCAGGAATACTCTATTCAACCTGAGTAATTTTCTTGACAAAAGTGGCTTACAAG GCTATGACATGTCCACATTCATAAGGAGGTACAGCCGCTACCTCAACGAGAAAGCCGTGTCTTACAGACAAGTCGCGTTCGACTTCACAAAAGTAAAAAGAGG TTCGGATGGCGTGATGAGAACCATGAACACAGAGAAACTCCTCAAGACCATACCCATCATCCAAAACCAGATGGACGCGCTGCTTGATTTCAAC GTCAATGCCAATGAACTGACCAATGGTGTGATCAACGCAGCTTTCATGCTCCTTTTCAAAGACGCCATTCGACTGTTTGCGGCCTACAACGAGGGCATCATCAACCTTCTTG AAAAGTATTTTGACATGAAGAAAACCCAGTGCAAAGAAGGCCTCGACATCTACAAGAAATTCCTAACTCGAATGACGAGAATCTCGGAGTTCCTCAAAGTAGCCGAG CAAGTAGGCATAGACCGAGGGGACATCCCAGACCTCTCCCAG GCCCCCTCCAGTCTCTTAGATGCACTGGAGCAACACCTAGCTTCTTTAGAGGGCAAGAAAGTGAAAGATTCCACAGCAGCCAGCAG GGCCAGCACTCTCTCCAATGCCGTCTCCTCTCTGGCCAACACTGGCATATCTTTCACCAGAGTGgacgagagggagaaacaggctGCTCTGGAGGAAGAGCAGGCTCGCCTGCAAGCTCTGAAG GAGCAGCGTCTGAAGGAACTCCAGAAGAACCCCAACACCACCGTGTCACCCGTGTCCACGGGAGAGGGCACCGTCCATGCGACTCCTGCCATCGACCTCTTCTCCACACCCAGCTCTACAAATAG CACTTCCAAGGCAGCGAGCGACCTGCTGGACCTCCAGCCGGCGTTCCAGcaggccctgcctctctcctctggcctgcCTGCTGCCAGCACATGGGCAG GGTTCTCCGGCTCTCCCAGCCCCCAGCAGCAGCCCCCCCAAGGCCTCAACGTCGACTTTGACTCCGTGTTCGGCAACAACGGCAACATCATTAACAACATGGACCCTTCTG ATGATGTTTTAGGTGGCATCCTCAAACCAACAGTGGCCTCTTCACCCAGCCAGGGGCTCAACCTCACCACTCAGCTGTCGGGCAAACTGGTGTCCGACGACCTGGACTCTTCCCTGGCCAACCTTGTGGGCA ATCTAGGAATCGGAAACGGCACAGCAAAAAA TGATATTCACTGGAGTCAGCCTGGGGAGAAGAAGCTGACTGGTGGAACCAACTGGCAGCCAAAGTCCGCTCCCTCAACCACATGGAACCCAGCAGCGATG acggcCGTGCGTTTCCCACAATAC GCACCATCTGTCATGGCGTTCCCGGCAACCACACCAACGGGTATGATGGCATATGGAATG ccTCCTCAGATGGGCTCCATGTCGATGATGACCCAGCCCACGATGATGTACACGCAGCCTGTCATGAGACCAGCCAACCCGTTCGGCCAGGCCCCTGGAGCGCAG CCCTGTGCAGCCTCTAGTTCGTCCAGTCACACTCCTCTCCCAGCTCCAGGAAAGGACCCCTTTGCGCAGCTCTCGCTCAAGGATTTCTTGTAG
- the picalma gene encoding phosphatidylinositol binding clathrin assembly protein a isoform X9, giving the protein MSGQSITDRITAAQHSVTGSAVSKTVCKATTHEIMGPKKKHLDYLIQCTNEMNVNIPQLADTLFERTASTSWVVVFKSLTATHHLMVYGNERFIQYLASRNTLFNLSNFLDKSGLQGYDMSTFIRRYSRYLNEKAVSYRQVAFDFTKVKRGSDGVMRTMNTEKLLKTIPIIQNQMDALLDFNVNANELTNGVINAAFMLLFKDAIRLFAAYNEGIINLLEKYFDMKKTQCKEGLDIYKKFLTRMTRISEFLKVAEQVGIDRGDIPDLSQAPSSLLDALEQHLASLEGKKVKDSTAASRASTLSNAVSSLANTGISFTRVDEREKQAALEEEQARLQALKEQRLKELQKNPNTTVSPVSTGEGTVHATPAIDLFSTPSSTNSTSKAASDLLDLQPAFQQALPLSSGLPAASTWADSFCGPAPYPTTPLFQSEPPAIAGLFGGFSGSPSPQQQPPQGLNVDFDSVFGNNGNIINNMDPSDDVLGGILKPTVASSPSQGLNLTTQLSGKLVSDDLDSSLANLVGNLGIGNGTAKNDIHWSQPGEKKLTGGTNWQPKSAPSTTWNPAAMAPSVMAFPATTPTGMMAYGMPPQMGSMSMMTQPTMMYTQPVMRPANPFGQAPGAQPCAASSSSSHTPLPAPGKDPFAQLSLKDFL; this is encoded by the exons ATGTCTGGGCAAAGCATAACGGATAGGATAACCGCGGCACAGCATAGTGTCACTGGTTCTGCGGTGTCTAAAACTGTGTGCAAAGCCACCACGCATGAGATAATGGGGCcaaagaagaaacatttggaTT aCCTGATCCAGTGCACCAATGAGATGAACGTCAACATACCCCAGCTGGCTGACACCTTGTTCGAGAGGACCGCGAGCACCAGCTGGGTGGTGGTTTTCAAGTCGCTCACGGCAACACACCACCTCATGGTCTACGGCAACGAG AGATTTATACAGTACTTGGCTTCCAGGAATACTCTATTCAACCTGAGTAATTTTCTTGACAAAAGTGGCTTACAAG GCTATGACATGTCCACATTCATAAGGAGGTACAGCCGCTACCTCAACGAGAAAGCCGTGTCTTACAGACAAGTCGCGTTCGACTTCACAAAAGTAAAAAGAGG TTCGGATGGCGTGATGAGAACCATGAACACAGAGAAACTCCTCAAGACCATACCCATCATCCAAAACCAGATGGACGCGCTGCTTGATTTCAAC GTCAATGCCAATGAACTGACCAATGGTGTGATCAACGCAGCTTTCATGCTCCTTTTCAAAGACGCCATTCGACTGTTTGCGGCCTACAACGAGGGCATCATCAACCTTCTTG AAAAGTATTTTGACATGAAGAAAACCCAGTGCAAAGAAGGCCTCGACATCTACAAGAAATTCCTAACTCGAATGACGAGAATCTCGGAGTTCCTCAAAGTAGCCGAG CAAGTAGGCATAGACCGAGGGGACATCCCAGACCTCTCCCAG GCCCCCTCCAGTCTCTTAGATGCACTGGAGCAACACCTAGCTTCTTTAGAGGGCAAGAAAGTGAAAGATTCCACAGCAGCCAGCAG GGCCAGCACTCTCTCCAATGCCGTCTCCTCTCTGGCCAACACTGGCATATCTTTCACCAGAGTGgacgagagggagaaacaggctGCTCTGGAGGAAGAGCAGGCTCGCCTGCAAGCTCTGAAG GAGCAGCGTCTGAAGGAACTCCAGAAGAACCCCAACACCACCGTGTCACCCGTGTCCACGGGAGAGGGCACCGTCCATGCGACTCCTGCCATCGACCTCTTCTCCACACCCAGCTCTACAAATAG CACTTCCAAGGCAGCGAGCGACCTGCTGGACCTCCAGCCGGCGTTCCAGcaggccctgcctctctcctctggcctgcCTGCTGCCAGCACATGGGCAG ACTCCTTTTGTGGGCCTGCACCttaccccaccacccctctcttccAATCCGAGCCCCCCGCCATAGCTGGTCTATTTGGAG GGTTCTCCGGCTCTCCCAGCCCCCAGCAGCAGCCCCCCCAAGGCCTCAACGTCGACTTTGACTCCGTGTTCGGCAACAACGGCAACATCATTAACAACATGGACCCTTCTG ATGATGTTTTAGGTGGCATCCTCAAACCAACAGTGGCCTCTTCACCCAGCCAGGGGCTCAACCTCACCACTCAGCTGTCGGGCAAACTGGTGTCCGACGACCTGGACTCTTCCCTGGCCAACCTTGTGGGCA ATCTAGGAATCGGAAACGGCACAGCAAAAAA TGATATTCACTGGAGTCAGCCTGGGGAGAAGAAGCTGACTGGTGGAACCAACTGGCAGCCAAAGTCCGCTCCCTCAACCACATGGAACCCAGCAGCGATG GCACCATCTGTCATGGCGTTCCCGGCAACCACACCAACGGGTATGATGGCATATGGAATG ccTCCTCAGATGGGCTCCATGTCGATGATGACCCAGCCCACGATGATGTACACGCAGCCTGTCATGAGACCAGCCAACCCGTTCGGCCAGGCCCCTGGAGCGCAG CCCTGTGCAGCCTCTAGTTCGTCCAGTCACACTCCTCTCCCAGCTCCAGGAAAGGACCCCTTTGCGCAGCTCTCGCTCAAGGATTTCTTGTAG
- the picalma gene encoding phosphatidylinositol binding clathrin assembly protein a isoform X8, with amino-acid sequence MSGQSITDRITAAQHSVTGSAVSKTVCKATTHEIMGPKKKHLDYLIQCTNEMNVNIPQLADTLFERTASTSWVVVFKSLTATHHLMVYGNERFIQYLASRNTLFNLSNFLDKSGLQGYDMSTFIRRYSRYLNEKAVSYRQVAFDFTKVKRGSDGVMRTMNTEKLLKTIPIIQNQMDALLDFNVNANELTNGVINAAFMLLFKDAIRLFAAYNEGIINLLEKYFDMKKTQCKEGLDIYKKFLTRMTRISEFLKVAEQVGIDRGDIPDLSQAPSSLLDALEQHLASLEGKKVKDSTAASRASTLSNAVSSLANTGISFTRVDEREKQAALEEEQARLQALKEQRLKELQKNPNTTVSPVSTGEGTVHATPAIDLFSTPSSTNSTSKAASDLLDLQPAFQQALPLSSGLPAASTWADSFCGPAPYPTTPLFQSEPPAIAGLFGGFSGSPSPQQQPPQGLNVDFDSVFGNNGNIINNMDPSDDVLGGILKPTVASSPSQGLNLTTQLSGKLVSDDLDSSLANLVGNLGIGNGTAKNDIHWSQPGEKKLTGGTNWQPKSAPSTTWNPAAMTAVRFPQYAPSVMAFPATTPTGMMAYGMPPQMGSMSMMTQPTMMYTQPVMRPANPFGQAPGAQPCAASSSSSHTPLPAPGKDPFAQLSLKDFL; translated from the exons ATGTCTGGGCAAAGCATAACGGATAGGATAACCGCGGCACAGCATAGTGTCACTGGTTCTGCGGTGTCTAAAACTGTGTGCAAAGCCACCACGCATGAGATAATGGGGCcaaagaagaaacatttggaTT aCCTGATCCAGTGCACCAATGAGATGAACGTCAACATACCCCAGCTGGCTGACACCTTGTTCGAGAGGACCGCGAGCACCAGCTGGGTGGTGGTTTTCAAGTCGCTCACGGCAACACACCACCTCATGGTCTACGGCAACGAG AGATTTATACAGTACTTGGCTTCCAGGAATACTCTATTCAACCTGAGTAATTTTCTTGACAAAAGTGGCTTACAAG GCTATGACATGTCCACATTCATAAGGAGGTACAGCCGCTACCTCAACGAGAAAGCCGTGTCTTACAGACAAGTCGCGTTCGACTTCACAAAAGTAAAAAGAGG TTCGGATGGCGTGATGAGAACCATGAACACAGAGAAACTCCTCAAGACCATACCCATCATCCAAAACCAGATGGACGCGCTGCTTGATTTCAAC GTCAATGCCAATGAACTGACCAATGGTGTGATCAACGCAGCTTTCATGCTCCTTTTCAAAGACGCCATTCGACTGTTTGCGGCCTACAACGAGGGCATCATCAACCTTCTTG AAAAGTATTTTGACATGAAGAAAACCCAGTGCAAAGAAGGCCTCGACATCTACAAGAAATTCCTAACTCGAATGACGAGAATCTCGGAGTTCCTCAAAGTAGCCGAG CAAGTAGGCATAGACCGAGGGGACATCCCAGACCTCTCCCAG GCCCCCTCCAGTCTCTTAGATGCACTGGAGCAACACCTAGCTTCTTTAGAGGGCAAGAAAGTGAAAGATTCCACAGCAGCCAGCAG GGCCAGCACTCTCTCCAATGCCGTCTCCTCTCTGGCCAACACTGGCATATCTTTCACCAGAGTGgacgagagggagaaacaggctGCTCTGGAGGAAGAGCAGGCTCGCCTGCAAGCTCTGAAG GAGCAGCGTCTGAAGGAACTCCAGAAGAACCCCAACACCACCGTGTCACCCGTGTCCACGGGAGAGGGCACCGTCCATGCGACTCCTGCCATCGACCTCTTCTCCACACCCAGCTCTACAAATAG CACTTCCAAGGCAGCGAGCGACCTGCTGGACCTCCAGCCGGCGTTCCAGcaggccctgcctctctcctctggcctgcCTGCTGCCAGCACATGGGCAG ACTCCTTTTGTGGGCCTGCACCttaccccaccacccctctcttccAATCCGAGCCCCCCGCCATAGCTGGTCTATTTGGAG GGTTCTCCGGCTCTCCCAGCCCCCAGCAGCAGCCCCCCCAAGGCCTCAACGTCGACTTTGACTCCGTGTTCGGCAACAACGGCAACATCATTAACAACATGGACCCTTCTG ATGATGTTTTAGGTGGCATCCTCAAACCAACAGTGGCCTCTTCACCCAGCCAGGGGCTCAACCTCACCACTCAGCTGTCGGGCAAACTGGTGTCCGACGACCTGGACTCTTCCCTGGCCAACCTTGTGGGCA ATCTAGGAATCGGAAACGGCACAGCAAAAAA TGATATTCACTGGAGTCAGCCTGGGGAGAAGAAGCTGACTGGTGGAACCAACTGGCAGCCAAAGTCCGCTCCCTCAACCACATGGAACCCAGCAGCGATG acggcCGTGCGTTTCCCACAATAC GCACCATCTGTCATGGCGTTCCCGGCAACCACACCAACGGGTATGATGGCATATGGAATG ccTCCTCAGATGGGCTCCATGTCGATGATGACCCAGCCCACGATGATGTACACGCAGCCTGTCATGAGACCAGCCAACCCGTTCGGCCAGGCCCCTGGAGCGCAG CCCTGTGCAGCCTCTAGTTCGTCCAGTCACACTCCTCTCCCAGCTCCAGGAAAGGACCCCTTTGCGCAGCTCTCGCTCAAGGATTTCTTGTAG
- the picalma gene encoding phosphatidylinositol binding clathrin assembly protein a isoform X5 — MSGQSITDRITAAQHSVTGSAVSKTVCKATTHEIMGPKKKHLDYLIQCTNEMNVNIPQLADTLFERTASTSWVVVFKSLTATHHLMVYGNERFIQYLASRNTLFNLSNFLDKSGLQGYDMSTFIRRYSRYLNEKAVSYRQVAFDFTKVKRGSDGVMRTMNTEKLLKTIPIIQNQMDALLDFNVNANELTNGVINAAFMLLFKDAIRLFAAYNEGIINLLEKYFDMKKTQCKEGLDIYKKFLTRMTRISEFLKVAEQVGIDRGDIPDLSQAPSSLLDALEQHLASLEGKKVKDSTAASRASTLSNAVSSLANTGISFTRVDEREKQAALEEEQARLQALKEQRLKELQKNPNTTVSPVSTGEGTVHATPAIDLFSTPSSTNSTSKAASDLLDLQPAFQQALPLSSGLPAASTWADPFTSPDAVDDSIPNLNPFLTLPVVAAVHLPVVSPDAVGLSSRTPIHEVFGDHYNPFLDPSSSVSSDLDSTVQIEQFISDSFCGPAPYPTTPLFQSEPPAIAGLFGGFSGSPSPQQQPPQGLNVDFDSVFGNNGNIINNMDPSVASSPSQGLNLTTQLSGKLVSDDLDSSLANLVGNLGIGNGTAKNDIHWSQPGEKKLTGGTNWQPKSAPSTTWNPAAMTAVRFPQYAPSVMAFPATTPTGMMAYGMPPQMGSMSMMTQPTMMYTQPVMRPANPFGQAPGAQPCAASSSSSHTPLPAPGKDPFAQLSLKDFL; from the exons ATGTCTGGGCAAAGCATAACGGATAGGATAACCGCGGCACAGCATAGTGTCACTGGTTCTGCGGTGTCTAAAACTGTGTGCAAAGCCACCACGCATGAGATAATGGGGCcaaagaagaaacatttggaTT aCCTGATCCAGTGCACCAATGAGATGAACGTCAACATACCCCAGCTGGCTGACACCTTGTTCGAGAGGACCGCGAGCACCAGCTGGGTGGTGGTTTTCAAGTCGCTCACGGCAACACACCACCTCATGGTCTACGGCAACGAG AGATTTATACAGTACTTGGCTTCCAGGAATACTCTATTCAACCTGAGTAATTTTCTTGACAAAAGTGGCTTACAAG GCTATGACATGTCCACATTCATAAGGAGGTACAGCCGCTACCTCAACGAGAAAGCCGTGTCTTACAGACAAGTCGCGTTCGACTTCACAAAAGTAAAAAGAGG TTCGGATGGCGTGATGAGAACCATGAACACAGAGAAACTCCTCAAGACCATACCCATCATCCAAAACCAGATGGACGCGCTGCTTGATTTCAAC GTCAATGCCAATGAACTGACCAATGGTGTGATCAACGCAGCTTTCATGCTCCTTTTCAAAGACGCCATTCGACTGTTTGCGGCCTACAACGAGGGCATCATCAACCTTCTTG AAAAGTATTTTGACATGAAGAAAACCCAGTGCAAAGAAGGCCTCGACATCTACAAGAAATTCCTAACTCGAATGACGAGAATCTCGGAGTTCCTCAAAGTAGCCGAG CAAGTAGGCATAGACCGAGGGGACATCCCAGACCTCTCCCAG GCCCCCTCCAGTCTCTTAGATGCACTGGAGCAACACCTAGCTTCTTTAGAGGGCAAGAAAGTGAAAGATTCCACAGCAGCCAGCAG GGCCAGCACTCTCTCCAATGCCGTCTCCTCTCTGGCCAACACTGGCATATCTTTCACCAGAGTGgacgagagggagaaacaggctGCTCTGGAGGAAGAGCAGGCTCGCCTGCAAGCTCTGAAG GAGCAGCGTCTGAAGGAACTCCAGAAGAACCCCAACACCACCGTGTCACCCGTGTCCACGGGAGAGGGCACCGTCCATGCGACTCCTGCCATCGACCTCTTCTCCACACCCAGCTCTACAAATAG CACTTCCAAGGCAGCGAGCGACCTGCTGGACCTCCAGCCGGCGTTCCAGcaggccctgcctctctcctctggcctgcCTGCTGCCAGCACATGGGCAG ATCCTTTCACTTCTCCCGATGCTGTCGACGACTCCATTCCAAACTTAAATCCTTTCCTCACGCTACCCGTTGTCGCCGCTGTCCATCTACCCGTTGTCTCCCCAGACGCTGTTGGTTTGTCCTCTAGGACACCGATTCACGAAGTGTTTGGTG ATCATTATAATCCTTTTCTTGATCCCAGCTCTTCCGTCTCGTCTGATCTTGATTCCACAGTGCAGATAGAGCAGTTTATCTCAG ACTCCTTTTGTGGGCCTGCACCttaccccaccacccctctcttccAATCCGAGCCCCCCGCCATAGCTGGTCTATTTGGAG GGTTCTCCGGCTCTCCCAGCCCCCAGCAGCAGCCCCCCCAAGGCCTCAACGTCGACTTTGACTCCGTGTTCGGCAACAACGGCAACATCATTAACAACATGGACCCTTCTG TGGCCTCTTCACCCAGCCAGGGGCTCAACCTCACCACTCAGCTGTCGGGCAAACTGGTGTCCGACGACCTGGACTCTTCCCTGGCCAACCTTGTGGGCA ATCTAGGAATCGGAAACGGCACAGCAAAAAA TGATATTCACTGGAGTCAGCCTGGGGAGAAGAAGCTGACTGGTGGAACCAACTGGCAGCCAAAGTCCGCTCCCTCAACCACATGGAACCCAGCAGCGATG acggcCGTGCGTTTCCCACAATAC GCACCATCTGTCATGGCGTTCCCGGCAACCACACCAACGGGTATGATGGCATATGGAATG ccTCCTCAGATGGGCTCCATGTCGATGATGACCCAGCCCACGATGATGTACACGCAGCCTGTCATGAGACCAGCCAACCCGTTCGGCCAGGCCCCTGGAGCGCAG CCCTGTGCAGCCTCTAGTTCGTCCAGTCACACTCCTCTCCCAGCTCCAGGAAAGGACCCCTTTGCGCAGCTCTCGCTCAAGGATTTCTTGTAG
- the picalma gene encoding phosphatidylinositol binding clathrin assembly protein a isoform X14, translating into MSGQSITDRITAAQHSVTGSAVSKTVCKATTHEIMGPKKKHLDYLIQCTNEMNVNIPQLADTLFERTASTSWVVVFKSLTATHHLMVYGNERFIQYLASRNTLFNLSNFLDKSGLQGYDMSTFIRRYSRYLNEKAVSYRQVAFDFTKVKRGSDGVMRTMNTEKLLKTIPIIQNQMDALLDFNVNANELTNGVINAAFMLLFKDAIRLFAAYNEGIINLLEKYFDMKKTQCKEGLDIYKKFLTRMTRISEFLKVAEQVGIDRGDIPDLSQAPSSLLDALEQHLASLEGKKVKDSTAASRASTLSNAVSSLANTGISFTRVDEREKQAALEEEQARLQALKEQRLKELQKNPNTTVSPVSTGEGTVHATPAIDLFSTPSSTNSTSKAASDLLDLQPAFQQALPLSSGLPAASTWAGFSGSPSPQQQPPQGLNVDFDSVFGNNGNIINNMDPSGGILKPTVASSPSQGLNLTTQLSGKLVSDDLDSSLANLVGNLGIGNGTAKNDIHWSQPGEKKLTGGTNWQPKSAPSTTWNPAAMAPSVMAFPATTPTGMMAYGMPPQMGSMSMMTQPTMMYTQPVMRPANPFGQAPGAQPCAASSSSSHTPLPAPGKDPFAQLSLKDFL; encoded by the exons ATGTCTGGGCAAAGCATAACGGATAGGATAACCGCGGCACAGCATAGTGTCACTGGTTCTGCGGTGTCTAAAACTGTGTGCAAAGCCACCACGCATGAGATAATGGGGCcaaagaagaaacatttggaTT aCCTGATCCAGTGCACCAATGAGATGAACGTCAACATACCCCAGCTGGCTGACACCTTGTTCGAGAGGACCGCGAGCACCAGCTGGGTGGTGGTTTTCAAGTCGCTCACGGCAACACACCACCTCATGGTCTACGGCAACGAG AGATTTATACAGTACTTGGCTTCCAGGAATACTCTATTCAACCTGAGTAATTTTCTTGACAAAAGTGGCTTACAAG GCTATGACATGTCCACATTCATAAGGAGGTACAGCCGCTACCTCAACGAGAAAGCCGTGTCTTACAGACAAGTCGCGTTCGACTTCACAAAAGTAAAAAGAGG TTCGGATGGCGTGATGAGAACCATGAACACAGAGAAACTCCTCAAGACCATACCCATCATCCAAAACCAGATGGACGCGCTGCTTGATTTCAAC GTCAATGCCAATGAACTGACCAATGGTGTGATCAACGCAGCTTTCATGCTCCTTTTCAAAGACGCCATTCGACTGTTTGCGGCCTACAACGAGGGCATCATCAACCTTCTTG AAAAGTATTTTGACATGAAGAAAACCCAGTGCAAAGAAGGCCTCGACATCTACAAGAAATTCCTAACTCGAATGACGAGAATCTCGGAGTTCCTCAAAGTAGCCGAG CAAGTAGGCATAGACCGAGGGGACATCCCAGACCTCTCCCAG GCCCCCTCCAGTCTCTTAGATGCACTGGAGCAACACCTAGCTTCTTTAGAGGGCAAGAAAGTGAAAGATTCCACAGCAGCCAGCAG GGCCAGCACTCTCTCCAATGCCGTCTCCTCTCTGGCCAACACTGGCATATCTTTCACCAGAGTGgacgagagggagaaacaggctGCTCTGGAGGAAGAGCAGGCTCGCCTGCAAGCTCTGAAG GAGCAGCGTCTGAAGGAACTCCAGAAGAACCCCAACACCACCGTGTCACCCGTGTCCACGGGAGAGGGCACCGTCCATGCGACTCCTGCCATCGACCTCTTCTCCACACCCAGCTCTACAAATAG CACTTCCAAGGCAGCGAGCGACCTGCTGGACCTCCAGCCGGCGTTCCAGcaggccctgcctctctcctctggcctgcCTGCTGCCAGCACATGGGCAG GGTTCTCCGGCTCTCCCAGCCCCCAGCAGCAGCCCCCCCAAGGCCTCAACGTCGACTTTGACTCCGTGTTCGGCAACAACGGCAACATCATTAACAACATGGACCCTTCTG GTGGCATCCTCAAACCAACAGTGGCCTCTTCACCCAGCCAGGGGCTCAACCTCACCACTCAGCTGTCGGGCAAACTGGTGTCCGACGACCTGGACTCTTCCCTGGCCAACCTTGTGGGCA ATCTAGGAATCGGAAACGGCACAGCAAAAAA TGATATTCACTGGAGTCAGCCTGGGGAGAAGAAGCTGACTGGTGGAACCAACTGGCAGCCAAAGTCCGCTCCCTCAACCACATGGAACCCAGCAGCGATG GCACCATCTGTCATGGCGTTCCCGGCAACCACACCAACGGGTATGATGGCATATGGAATG ccTCCTCAGATGGGCTCCATGTCGATGATGACCCAGCCCACGATGATGTACACGCAGCCTGTCATGAGACCAGCCAACCCGTTCGGCCAGGCCCCTGGAGCGCAG CCCTGTGCAGCCTCTAGTTCGTCCAGTCACACTCCTCTCCCAGCTCCAGGAAAGGACCCCTTTGCGCAGCTCTCGCTCAAGGATTTCTTGTAG